In the Juglans microcarpa x Juglans regia isolate MS1-56 chromosome 6D, Jm3101_v1.0, whole genome shotgun sequence genome, one interval contains:
- the LOC121235262 gene encoding protein BOBBER 1-like yields the protein MAILSDYQEDQPHDQHYSSNSFSFNAVLDPSNPLGFLESAFNFVSQKSDLFKNDSAEKEIMSSVRSIKEKIKAQEADQKKRLKLAEASAKMATDQKEQEQKEKEKEKEKKLVPNNGNGLDMENYSWGQSLQEVTINVPVPHGTKSSLVLCEIKNNSLKIGLKGQPPIIDGELYKPVKADDCFWSLEDQKSISVLMSKRDQIDWWKSLLKSGPEIDTQKVEPEPSRLSELDSETRSAVEKMMFDQRQKQLGGPSSDEIQKQELLKQFMAQNPNMNFSGTKFR from the coding sequence ATGGCCATCCTTTCGGATTACCAAGAAGATCAACCCCATGATCAACACTACTCTTCTAATTCGTTCTCTTTCAATGCGGTTCTCGATCCATCAAACCCTCTAGGGTTCTTAGAATCTGCTTTCAACTTTGTATCTCAGAAGTCCGATTTGTTCAAGAACGATTCTGCTGAGAAAGAAATCATGTCGTCGGTTCGTTCGATCAAGGAAAAGATTAAGGCGCAAGAGGCTGATCAGAAGAAGCGTTTGAAACTAGCCGAGGCTTCTGCAAAGATGGCGACTGATCagaaagaacaagaacaaaaggagaaggagaaggagaaggagaagaagctTGTTCCAAATAATGGCAACGGCCTCGACATGGAGAATTATTCATGGGGTCAGTCCCTACAAGAGGTCACCATTAATGTACCAGTTCCTCATGGAACGAAATCCAGCCTTGTTTTGTGcgaaataaagaataattctttGAAGATTGGGCTTAAAGGTCAACCTCCAATCATCGATGGAGAGCTGTACAAGCCGGTGAAGGCTGACGATTGCTTCTGGAGTTTGGAGGATCAGAAGTCGATATCTGTTCTTATGAGCAAGAGAGATCAGATTGACTGGTGGAAGTCTTTGTTGAAGAGTGGTCCGGAGATCGATACACAGAAAGTCGAACCAGAGCCGAGCAGGTTATCTGAGTTGGACTCCGAAACTCGTTCTGCTGTCGAGAAGATGATGTTTGATCAGAGGCAGAAGCAGTTGGGTGGTCCATCGAGCGATGAGATTCAAAAGCAAGAGTTGCTAAAGCAATTCATGGCTCAGAATCCAAACATGAACTTCTCGGGAACGAAATTTAGATAA